One genomic window of Mercenaria mercenaria strain notata chromosome 2, MADL_Memer_1, whole genome shotgun sequence includes the following:
- the LOC123564718 gene encoding uncharacterized protein LOC123564718, whose protein sequence is MDKFSDGLPLLNENTSSASVDVHRCDTNDTDPDDLLFRSPLTGRETGLETGPETPTFPPTVAHALPIQGSDSFGRESSTDLARGKRKVDACENNENMRTRQKACRCANTLYSRGEKCKLPSDHSEQPRKRFKATPPEVEIEQPKTENTASLYNSIFGEGSNNIPNLDTSGFGESGIISHLQLIEEESRDEQSDQSVEGNSCPRSCVCKVGHSVLPNLIEREFPTAAPLYRSLLMCRLYSLSNTQYSCCKSRCVRRYPRESVVRLSLRHMIEDYYESDLGVTRYSWGEWKG, encoded by the exons TGTGGACGTTCACAGATGTGACACTAATGATACAGATCCAGATGATTTGCTTTTTCGGTCTCCATTAACTGGACGGGAGACCGGACTGGAGACGGGACCGGAGACGCCCACATTCCCTCCGACTGTTGCCCATGCTCTGCCTATACAAG GTTCAGACAGTTTCGGTCGTGAAAGCAGTACAGACCTAGCGCGCGGCAAACGGAAAGTTGATGCATGcgaaaacaatgaaaacatgcgCACTAGACAAAAAGCATGTCGTTGTGCGAATACTCTATATTCTCGTGGAGAGAAATGTAAATTACCTTCTGATCATTCAGAACAACCGAGAAAACGATTTAAAGCGACGCCACCGGAAGTTGAAATTGAGCAACCTAAAACTGAAAATACGGCTTCGCTTTACAACAGCATCTTCGGTGAAGGAAGCAATAACATTCCCAATCTGGATACTTCTGGTTTTGGAGAGTCTGGAATCATTTCCCATTTACAACTTATAGAAGAGGAGTCACGTGACGAACAAAGCGATCAATCTGTCGAGGGGAATTCGTGTCCCAGATCGTGCGTTTGTAAAGTCGGTCACAGTGTGCTGCCCAATCTAATTGAACGCGAATTTCCAACAGCGGCACCGTTGTACAGGAGCTTGCTAATGTGCCGTTTATACAGCTTATCTAATACGCAATACTCGTGCTGCAAGTCCCGATGTGTGAGAAGGTACCCACGAGAAAGCGTCGTGCGCCTTAGTTTGCGTCATATGATCGAGGACTATTATGAGTCGGATTTAGGTGTCACCAGATATTCATGGGGCGAATGGAAGGGATGA